The segment TTAAATATCTGAATCTATATGTAATTCtgcataattttatatagtacttattatttttttaaaaaaatatacaactatataaatatgttattaatttgatttatcatctatttaataatatctttgattctgtagtcataaaatttaattatctaagtaatatatataattatatctatatttctAGTATCCGAATTATATCCTTAtctatttaaaacaaatatagatataaatttttacatccgaATAATATCCGTATACGTATTTGTATTcgtcaaacaaaataaatatgaatatgaacaTTGTGATATCCGATCCACAAGCGATCCGATTTTAGCCTTAGTATCAAATGAGAAAAATGGCTTAATATGAGAGGTGAGATAACATAATAATAACCCTTGCATCCACATCAACGGTTCAAATGAGCACCGTGGATGTTCAAACTGTTCAAATACTCCTAGGATTTATCCATTCCTTGGCACTCATGTGAATCAAGAATTATTATTATGTCTTCTCATCTCTTACATTAAGTCACTCCTTTCACTTGATGTactccctatatatatatatatatatatatatatatatatatatatatatatatatatatatatatatatatatatttgtgtgtgtatgtatgtatatacacatatatatgtaaatgtgagagagagagagagagagagagttactgACTTGAATGGATTTCGACTCAGGTTCGGGGAGCTCTAAACTGGATGATGGATAATTTGTATTATGATTTTTATATGGCATCATATTTGGCACAAAAAGAAACCacagtttttttttaatttttttgctaaGAAAAAGAAACCTCTTCCGTTTCATACCTTGGACAGCAAAACCATCTATGAATAGAAAAAATAGGACAGGCAAACAATAACCATTAGATTTGAATATAACCAAATATACAAGCAACATCCAGCATCAGTATAACAagcacaaaatatttttttttctgaaaaaggaaaaaaaaaaaacacataccGATCactaaatatgattcaacaagGAAACAAATTAAGCTTAGCctagataaaagaaaaaagactCACAGCAAAGACCTATATATGTTCCATCACATACCTTCCTGTACAACATTGGAAGAAACACTTGtccacaaaaataaaaatatcaagataaAAAGCAAATACTAGAGAACAACAACAAAGACCAACCACTCAAAGTCTGAGAGTAAGATCAAGCTCCTCAACTGTGAGGGGATCGCTGGTCGAACGATTCAAGTTAGGATTCCCCATCAGTTCAAAACCTGAGTTTGTCGATGGCCGGAAACTCCCCGGCCAGTAAAAATTCACTTCATCATCCTCCGCAAAGTCCGGCATTGGCCCGAGCAAGCCCCGGGCAAACCTTGGACTGCTCCTGCTTTCCTGCCTCTCATTAACCATGCCTCGATGCACTGAAGAATGAGCCTTGATTCCCAGTGAGTGGAATACCGAACCATTAAGGGGCAGTGATGCAATACTCCCATAAGCGTATGGGAATGCATCCATTCTAAGGGCCCTCTTCGCAAGAGTCCGTTCTctcttatgagcattttggtgGCCACCCAAGGCCTGGGAGCTGAAGAACTTACGCTGGCAGTAGTTGCAGGAGAAGACTCTCCGGGGGTTGGGAGCATTGCAAGCACGTGTATCGCTGCTGCTCTCACTGGTGCTCGACAAGGAGATAACAGCTGGTGATGATGAGTCTAACTTGACGGTGAGCGAGAGGTCGAGTGATGTAGGCTGCAGAGAGATGGGCACACCCTCCTCGTTGTGGCATGGGAAGGACTGTTGGAGAGAGATGTTAGAAGCCACTTGACTGCTGACTTCAGACACATCTTCGGATGCTTCAATATGGTTGGATGTGTTCATGTTGAAGCCCGAGGGAAATGCTTATCTGGTAGGTTGGATTTGTGTCTCCTTCAGCTGCATTCACAAATATATTTCAGTGACCATGAAAGAGAATTCAGTCTTTTTGTGCCGTAAACTCACTCTATAAGCAGCCGAAACTAAATATATGGTGACAAAAGTCAAGCCATGCATGTATATGAACTAGAACAGGTATCATGCATGACGTGATAGGATGTTTCgggttatctaat is part of the Elaeis guineensis isolate ETL-2024a chromosome 15, EG11, whole genome shotgun sequence genome and harbors:
- the LOC105058684 gene encoding zinc finger protein 4, with protein sequence MNTSNHIEASEDVSEVSSQVASNISLQQSFPCHNEEGVPISLQPTSLDLSLTVKLDSSSPAVISLSSTSESSSDTRACNAPNPRRVFSCNYCQRKFFSSQALGGHQNAHKRERTLAKRALRMDAFPYAYGSIASLPLNGSVFHSLGIKAHSSVHRGMVNERQESRSSPRFARGLLGPMPDFAEDDEVNFYWPGSFRPSTNSGFELMGNPNLNRSTSDPLTVEELDLTLRL